The Catenuloplanes niger genome includes a window with the following:
- a CDS encoding TetR/AcrR family transcriptional regulator, which translates to MPNPNDTTSRRAEYAQRTRQAILDAARELFVEKGYFGTKVEEIARHARVAPATVYAVGGGKHGLLRTLIESGTNTDEVALVMTRLRQITDPAELVRFIVRATREQFELWAGLMRQVVAAAPQEPTVREIQEIAHASMRHGLAVTARRLGQLGALRDGVDDDRATDLLWLYLCNAAYFVRTDDLGWSLDESEAWLNETLPQALLRDGFGGPGPSR; encoded by the coding sequence GTGCCCAACCCGAACGACACGACCAGCAGGAGGGCGGAGTACGCCCAGCGCACCCGACAGGCGATCCTGGACGCGGCCCGGGAGTTGTTCGTCGAGAAGGGCTACTTCGGCACGAAGGTCGAGGAGATCGCCCGGCACGCGCGGGTCGCGCCGGCCACCGTGTACGCGGTCGGTGGCGGCAAGCACGGGCTGCTGCGGACGTTGATCGAGTCCGGCACCAACACCGACGAGGTCGCGCTCGTGATGACCCGGCTCCGTCAGATCACCGATCCGGCCGAGCTGGTCCGGTTCATCGTGCGCGCGACGCGCGAGCAGTTCGAGCTGTGGGCCGGGCTGATGCGGCAGGTGGTCGCCGCGGCGCCGCAGGAGCCGACGGTGCGGGAGATCCAGGAGATCGCGCACGCCAGCATGCGGCACGGGCTGGCGGTGACCGCGCGGCGGTTGGGGCAGCTGGGCGCGCTGCGCGACGGCGTCGACGACGACCGCGCCACCGACCTGCTCTGGCTGTACCTGTGCAACGCGGCCTACTTCGTCCGTACCGATGATCTGGGTTGGTCGCTCGACGAGTCCGAGGCGTGGCTGAACGAGACCCTGCCGCAGGCGCTGCTCAGAGATGGATTCGGTGGTCCAGGCCCGAGCCGGTGA
- a CDS encoding GNAT family N-acyltransferase, producing the protein MRYATPRPLAGHPGRFAALLTGPDDPLADAARAVEQTVFETEFGLDSDTMKAEYSGYDAASRFIVVLDQARHRAAGVIRLIDESPAGLKTLNDAPAHIGGTVDDIREHHRMTDGRRAVDVATLAVLPEYRGTRSVLVSTLLYRTLYRVFHRDGITHVVAMIDEPAYRNLRRIGTPFVPMLGSSPFCYLGSAENRALYGDFREFGPAIARNAATLRAQARLSPANLRHPRRLLFRRMAARIATTIVTGSGLDHRIHL; encoded by the coding sequence ATGCGCTATGCCACGCCCCGCCCGCTCGCCGGCCACCCCGGCCGCTTCGCCGCGCTCCTCACCGGACCTGATGATCCACTGGCCGACGCGGCGCGCGCCGTCGAGCAGACCGTCTTCGAGACCGAGTTCGGCCTGGACTCCGACACCATGAAGGCCGAATACAGCGGGTACGACGCCGCCAGCCGCTTCATCGTCGTGCTCGACCAGGCCCGGCACCGGGCCGCCGGCGTCATCCGGCTGATCGACGAGTCCCCGGCCGGCCTGAAGACGCTCAACGACGCGCCGGCCCACATCGGCGGCACCGTCGACGACATCCGCGAGCATCACCGGATGACCGACGGCCGGCGCGCCGTCGACGTCGCCACGCTCGCGGTCCTCCCGGAGTACCGCGGCACCCGGTCGGTGCTGGTCAGCACACTGCTCTACCGCACGCTCTACCGCGTCTTCCACCGGGACGGGATCACGCACGTGGTCGCCATGATCGACGAACCCGCGTACCGCAATCTCCGGCGGATCGGCACCCCGTTCGTACCGATGCTGGGCTCCTCGCCCTTCTGCTATCTCGGCTCCGCCGAGAACCGCGCGCTCTACGGCGACTTCCGCGAGTTCGGCCCCGCCATCGCCCGCAACGCTGCCACGCTGCGCGCCCAGGCCCGCCTCTCCCCGGCCAACCTGCGGCACCCCCGCCGCCTGCTGTTCCGCCGGATGGCCGCGCGGATCGCCACCACGATCGTCACCGGCTCGGGCCTGGACCACCGAATCCATCTCTGA
- a CDS encoding phosphoribosyltransferase family protein — MSSDLTTELIGAFRWNDPGHDFPHLVSDLSGWWRSPSILHALGPALAGLFVAEQPTVVVAPEVTGFVVGPLVAIALEVGFVEAYKGGHAPVAEPMTWAQAAPDHKGRRLSLGVRTRQLRPGDRALIVDDWITTGAQSRALGEIVTACGAVPVGTAAIVAECTPEVAAELRVRSILRAEQL; from the coding sequence GTGTCGTCGGACCTTACCACCGAACTGATCGGCGCATTTCGCTGGAATGACCCGGGGCACGACTTCCCGCACCTGGTCAGTGACCTCTCCGGCTGGTGGCGCTCGCCCTCGATCCTGCACGCGCTGGGCCCGGCCCTGGCCGGCCTGTTCGTCGCGGAACAGCCGACCGTGGTGGTCGCGCCGGAGGTCACCGGCTTCGTCGTCGGCCCGCTGGTCGCGATCGCGCTGGAGGTGGGCTTCGTCGAGGCGTACAAGGGCGGGCACGCGCCGGTCGCCGAGCCGATGACCTGGGCCCAGGCCGCACCGGACCACAAGGGCCGGCGACTGTCGCTCGGCGTGCGCACCCGCCAGCTGCGCCCCGGTGACCGCGCGCTGATCGTCGACGACTGGATCACCACGGGCGCCCAGTCCCGCGCGCTCGGCGAGATCGTGACCGCGTGCGGCGCGGTCCCGGTCGGCACGGCCGCGATCGTCGCGGAGTGCACGCCCGAGGTCGCGGCCGAGTTGCGCGTTCGCAGCATCCTCCGCGCCGAGCAGCTTTAG
- a CDS encoding PP2C family protein-serine/threonine phosphatase: MHNLFAGRGPISPGSRAGLGAAVALLALVSVIELADGPNASYVGLVAAAPFLAAAFASWRVVLTVGALATVVGAGFVISDPSFPAAINVVGVGLSTGIAAAVATIRDRQARRIDELFKLAQVAQQAVLRPIGPHVGTLAVAGRYISATAAADIGGDLYEALDTPYGVRMIIGDVRGKGLDAVRLASIVLGSYRHVAFERGDLRTVVADLDRAVARSVGDEDFVTAVLVEERGGTLTIVNCGHPAPLLLRRGKVIPLDPPAPVPPLGFRPEAQPRVERLEPGDRLLLFTDGLGEARREGKFFPTADRAWQLVGHGTVGDGLASLEAALHEWVHGRLDDDIALVLMEYTGPRPVASAAMPSWEVGAAGA, translated from the coding sequence ATGCACAACCTCTTCGCGGGCCGCGGCCCGATCAGCCCAGGATCCCGCGCCGGCCTCGGCGCGGCTGTCGCGCTGCTCGCACTCGTCTCCGTGATCGAGCTGGCCGACGGCCCCAACGCGAGCTACGTCGGCCTGGTCGCGGCCGCGCCGTTCCTGGCCGCGGCGTTCGCGTCGTGGCGGGTGGTGCTGACCGTCGGCGCACTGGCCACCGTGGTCGGTGCCGGGTTCGTGATCTCCGATCCGTCGTTCCCGGCGGCGATCAATGTGGTCGGTGTCGGGCTGTCCACCGGCATCGCGGCCGCGGTGGCGACGATCCGCGACCGGCAGGCCCGCCGCATCGACGAGCTGTTCAAGCTGGCCCAGGTCGCGCAGCAGGCGGTGCTGCGCCCGATCGGCCCGCACGTGGGCACGCTCGCGGTGGCCGGTCGTTACATCTCCGCGACCGCGGCCGCGGACATCGGCGGCGACCTCTACGAGGCGCTCGACACGCCCTACGGGGTACGGATGATCATCGGCGACGTGCGCGGCAAGGGGCTGGACGCGGTGCGCCTCGCCAGCATCGTGCTCGGGTCGTACCGGCACGTGGCGTTCGAGCGCGGCGATCTCCGTACCGTGGTGGCCGATCTGGATCGTGCGGTCGCCCGCAGCGTCGGCGACGAGGACTTCGTGACCGCGGTGCTGGTCGAGGAGCGCGGCGGCACGCTCACCATCGTGAACTGCGGGCATCCGGCGCCGCTGCTGCTGCGGCGGGGCAAGGTGATCCCGCTGGATCCGCCGGCACCCGTACCGCCGCTGGGTTTCCGGCCGGAGGCCCAGCCGCGGGTGGAGCGGCTGGAGCCCGGCGACCGGTTGCTGCTCTTCACGGACGGTCTCGGCGAGGCTCGCCGGGAGGGGAAGTTCTTCCCGACCGCCGACCGCGCCTGGCAGTTGGTCGGGCACGGCACGGTCGGTGACGGTCTGGCGTCGCTGGAGGCCGCGCTGCACGAGTGGGTGCACGGACGCTTGGACGACGACATCGCGCTGGTGCTGATGGAGTACACCGGGCCCAGGCCCGTCGCGAGCGCGGCCATGCCGAGCTGGGAGGTCGGCGCCGCCGGGGCATGA
- a CDS encoding acyl-CoA dehydrogenase, whose translation MSHYKSNLRDLEFNLFEVFGADRSFGVAPYAEFDVDTVRDILSEMRRLAEEDLGASYADADRNPPVFDPATHTAPLPESFKKSYAAWMGAEFWRLDLPEALGGTPAPRAVWWAIAEMVLGSNAPLWMYSSGPSFAHIAHVEGTEEQRKWAELFIEKQWGSTMVLTEPDAGSDVGAGRARAIPQPDGSWHIEGVKRFITSGEHDLTDNIIHYVLARPVGVEGVGGPGTKGLSLFIVPKFHFDAETGELGERNGVYATNIEHKMGIKVSNTCELTFGEHGTPAKGWLLGEVHEGIRQMFLIIEYARMMVGTKAIATLSSGYLNALEYAKSRQQGADLLRQADKTAPRVEIIKHPDVRRSLMLQKAYAEGLRALVLYTATWQDTVAKAEAAGDAETAGVGKKVNDLLLPLVKGVGSERAYELLGHESLQTFGGSGFLQDYPLEQYVRDSKIDTLYEGTTAIQSLDLIFRKIVRDNGAALMRVAGEIQQFIEAEGGNGRLKEERLLLGKSLGELQAMLGAITGWLGAAQGGKPDELYKVGLHSRRVLLALGDVVVGWLLQKQADVALGALAGEVSAADKAFYEGKVAAARFFAHEVLPRVGADRRVVQGATLDVMEVPEDQF comes from the coding sequence ATGAGTCACTACAAGAGCAACCTGCGAGACCTCGAGTTCAACCTGTTCGAGGTGTTCGGCGCCGATCGCTCGTTCGGCGTCGCTCCGTACGCCGAGTTCGACGTCGACACGGTCCGGGACATCCTCTCGGAGATGCGGCGGCTGGCCGAGGAGGACCTCGGCGCCAGCTACGCCGACGCCGACCGGAACCCGCCGGTCTTCGACCCGGCCACGCACACCGCTCCGCTGCCCGAGTCGTTCAAGAAGTCCTACGCCGCGTGGATGGGTGCCGAGTTCTGGCGGCTGGACCTGCCCGAGGCGCTCGGCGGCACGCCCGCACCGCGCGCGGTCTGGTGGGCGATCGCCGAGATGGTGCTCGGCTCGAACGCGCCGCTCTGGATGTACTCCTCGGGTCCCTCGTTCGCGCACATAGCGCACGTCGAGGGCACCGAGGAGCAGCGGAAGTGGGCCGAGCTGTTCATCGAGAAGCAGTGGGGCTCGACCATGGTGCTGACCGAGCCGGACGCCGGCTCGGACGTCGGCGCCGGCCGTGCCCGGGCGATCCCGCAGCCGGACGGCTCCTGGCACATCGAGGGCGTCAAGCGGTTCATCACGTCCGGCGAGCACGACCTCACCGACAACATCATCCACTACGTGCTGGCGCGCCCGGTCGGCGTCGAGGGCGTGGGCGGACCGGGCACGAAGGGCCTGTCGCTGTTCATCGTGCCGAAGTTCCACTTCGACGCGGAGACCGGTGAGCTGGGCGAGCGCAACGGCGTCTACGCCACGAACATCGAGCACAAGATGGGGATCAAGGTCTCCAACACCTGCGAGCTGACGTTCGGCGAGCACGGCACGCCGGCCAAGGGCTGGCTGCTCGGCGAGGTGCACGAGGGCATCCGCCAGATGTTCCTGATCATCGAGTACGCGCGGATGATGGTCGGCACGAAGGCGATCGCCACGCTCTCCAGCGGCTACCTCAACGCGCTGGAGTACGCGAAGAGCCGCCAGCAGGGCGCCGACCTGCTCCGCCAGGCCGACAAGACGGCGCCGCGCGTCGAGATCATCAAGCACCCGGACGTACGCCGGTCGCTGATGCTCCAGAAGGCGTACGCGGAGGGCCTGCGCGCGCTCGTGCTCTACACCGCGACCTGGCAGGACACGGTCGCGAAGGCGGAGGCGGCCGGCGACGCCGAGACCGCCGGGGTCGGCAAGAAGGTCAACGACCTGCTGCTCCCGCTGGTCAAGGGCGTCGGCTCGGAGCGCGCCTACGAGCTGCTCGGCCACGAGTCGCTGCAGACGTTCGGCGGCTCCGGCTTCCTCCAGGACTACCCGCTCGAGCAGTACGTTCGCGACTCGAAGATCGACACGCTCTACGAGGGCACCACCGCGATCCAGAGCCTCGACCTGATCTTCCGCAAGATCGTCCGGGACAACGGCGCGGCGCTGATGCGGGTGGCCGGCGAGATCCAGCAGTTCATCGAGGCCGAGGGCGGCAACGGCCGGCTCAAGGAGGAGCGGCTGCTGCTCGGCAAGTCGCTCGGCGAGCTCCAGGCGATGCTCGGCGCGATCACCGGCTGGCTCGGCGCGGCCCAGGGCGGCAAGCCCGACGAGCTGTACAAGGTCGGTCTGCACTCCCGCCGGGTGCTGCTCGCGCTCGGTGACGTGGTGGTCGGCTGGCTGCTGCAGAAGCAGGCGGACGTCGCGCTCGGTGCGCTGGCCGGTGAGGTCTCCGCCGCGGACAAGGCGTTCTACGAGGGCAAGGTCGCGGCCGCGCGGTTCTTCGCCCACGAGGTGCTGCCCCGGGTCGGCGCGGACCGTCGCGTCGTGCAGGGCGCCACGCTCGACGTCATGGAGGTCCCGGAGGACCAGTTCTAG
- a CDS encoding DUF6458 family protein — MGIGGGIFLIAIGAILAFAVHVEPAWLDLNVVGWVLMLAGTSALLITIWYWNDRRTRALGGAIDVVDETRLAHPAAPLGADSEIEIRHPPAPPG; from the coding sequence ATGGGTATTGGCGGAGGAATCTTCCTCATCGCAATCGGCGCCATCCTGGCCTTCGCGGTCCACGTGGAGCCGGCGTGGCTGGACCTGAACGTGGTCGGCTGGGTGCTGATGCTGGCCGGCACGTCCGCACTGCTGATCACCATTTGGTACTGGAACGATCGGCGGACCCGCGCGCTCGGCGGGGCGATCGACGTGGTCGACGAGACGCGTCTGGCCCACCCGGCCGCACCGCTCGGCGCGGACTCCGAGATCGAGATCCGGCACCCGCCGGCGCCGCCGGGCTGA
- a CDS encoding SixA phosphatase family protein: MTSRTLVLLRHAKADRPDGIGDLERPLTERGHADAAAAGAWLAHHGYAPDLVICSPARRTRQTWHGVAVAMAEASTDASSPTVRYEAALYAEGHHALLATVKAVPADTSTVLLVGHNPDISLLSAMLDPDGANDSDGMRTSGLAVHRFDGDWASLGAGGAPATDTHTARG, translated from the coding sequence GTGACGTCTCGAACCCTGGTCCTGCTCCGCCACGCCAAAGCCGACCGCCCGGACGGTATCGGTGACCTCGAACGCCCGCTGACCGAGCGCGGTCACGCGGACGCGGCCGCCGCCGGAGCCTGGCTCGCCCATCACGGCTACGCCCCCGATCTGGTGATCTGCTCGCCCGCGCGGCGTACCCGGCAGACCTGGCACGGCGTGGCGGTCGCGATGGCGGAGGCCTCGACCGACGCGAGTTCCCCCACGGTCCGGTACGAGGCGGCCCTCTACGCGGAGGGTCACCACGCGCTGCTCGCCACCGTCAAGGCGGTGCCGGCGGACACCTCGACCGTGCTGCTCGTCGGCCACAACCCGGACATCTCGCTGCTGTCCGCGATGCTCGACCCGGACGGCGCGAACGACTCCGACGGCATGCGCACCAGCGGCCTGGCCGTGCACCGCTTCGACGGCGACTGGGCGTCGCTCGGTGCCGGCGGCGCTCCGGCGACCGACACGCACACCGCGCGCGGCTGA